The following are from one region of the Flavimobilis soli genome:
- the ndk gene encoding nucleoside-diphosphate kinase: MTEAPAPQRSLVLVKPDGVARGLTGEILRRIEAKGYRLVALELRVATRELLEEHYAEHAGKPFFEPLVEFMSSGPVVAAVIEGHQVIPGFRSLAGATDPTAAAPGTIRGDLGRDWGLRVAQNLVHGSDAPESAAREIALWFPGL; this comes from the coding sequence ATGACTGAAGCCCCTGCTCCGCAGCGTTCCCTCGTCCTGGTCAAGCCCGACGGCGTCGCACGCGGCCTCACCGGCGAGATCCTGCGACGTATCGAGGCCAAGGGCTACCGCCTGGTGGCCCTCGAGCTGCGCGTCGCGACCCGTGAGCTCCTCGAGGAGCACTACGCGGAGCACGCTGGCAAGCCCTTCTTCGAGCCGCTCGTCGAGTTCATGTCGTCCGGCCCGGTCGTCGCCGCCGTGATCGAGGGTCACCAGGTGATCCCGGGCTTCCGTTCGCTCGCCGGCGCCACGGACCCGACGGCAGCCGCGCCCGGCACGATCCGCGGCGACCTCGGCCGCGACTGGGGTCTCAGGGTCGCGCAGAACCTCGTGCACGGCTCGGACGCGCCCGAGTCGGCCGCCCGCGAGATCGCGCTCTGGTTCCCCGGCCTCTGA